In Anopheles gambiae chromosome 2, idAnoGambNW_F1_1, whole genome shotgun sequence, a single window of DNA contains:
- the LOC11175802 gene encoding uncharacterized protein LOC11175802 — protein sequence MAIPASRVLINDLESKDELYTVLLEELRKSGIKYRKEKNSKASQDKAKSKRIFKTPLHALELTDVLLASGGIVQIPLFVSNACQLILENVDTEGLFRKAGSNKRQQQIKAGLESGIPLGKSHHVIDVANIIKTFFRDLPEALLPCGNVQEALIRCLIGGGNDDKVHKLMMTCLLLPPLTLNTLAYFMQFLHTVSMHADKNKMTTENLALILTPSIMPITESIQQRFNSHVRVLQLLIEHSQQIGLIPEAILGQLKDDIGSNASMLMSNVTDKKKKKRRSGSLTRMFNGFKKMVSAIGSSENLDKTDEKCEHDPTLTIGTPCLSKSAKKRKVTEGNAFSAKKKKEVTSMLPDNHDLLPCAPLVVKEPKKSRLSLGGSKKPSKVVQRLLPSGSIPSIAEGKPMERRWSVVGAPWGRKKHNRNKPPETDSKADGDSGAKTEDEFDSESRRKSLLLAGGRMSPVVSMPCLVSVDPLSTTMNNMNGELVEVTAEDEADGEDFLKIRRSEYEAIKKRMSDIETKLSKEFTALVGREDVLLDNVEDKYRQTLEQTEPIEATCATTDQLAKRLSRELKIRRSGEHKVIRSPSARKIGTIRRRSQEAVRLSRNQSWHIGNGTKDFSAAVANGATVDLSFYTKPGGLRRGRPNTVQTGLKAPDSSTTTSTTGADLEPAVRATEKQATTPLRTSLTTSMGGGNYTDEEKEEKWVNAESYFETHNVTDDNASSVMDTTAEFLTPCKVLMEDYFKTPEQTSRRASLRSASKQQQNAFCTPTPFVTRIDINTQGIKTPMLPPVVPPRIKTPARTPKLPPRTPGSAVRQPDSASLLKSHITPLQEAQSGRASIARIRSQNAGMVMAKAKLFDGLVTNSGHDSLSGGAPGKRTPIANRRQSAKFRSATVAMPLTVAASEATGGLPRESGVHIRQIQKLRSSSAHHHGSVHRSPRKSTPRKRAFTKSTHGGAINRREKLRQATKGSGTANALGSAGATLSSKALLSSPRIVRRLQENMHEHLSAANVNVVSLSPNIKGNVGSKPALASPKMTTPHIRKQLLRNSPRRILAATPGRDNRMPHGGERFQTPLKATPLSRLAICTAPGFENSPDRTPHTRAANVR from the exons ATGGCCATTCCAGCTTCGAGAGTGTTAATAAACGACCTGGAAAGCAAAGACGAACTGTATACAGTGTTGCTGGAAGAGTTGCGTAAAAGTGGAATCAAATATCGCAAGGAAAAAAATTCCAAAGCGTCCCAG GATAAAGCGAAATCGAAAAGAATCTTCAAAACGCCTTTGCATGCGCTAGAGCTAACCGATGTGCTGCTTGCTAGCGGCGGCATAGTGCAGATACCGCTGTTTGTGTCGAACGCTTGTCAGTTGATACTGGAAAATGTAGACACGGAAGGGCTCTTTCGGAAGGCCGGTTCCAACAAACGCCAGCAACAGATCAAA GCGGGTTTGGAGTCCGGCATTCCGTTGGGCAAATCGCATCACGTCATCGACGTCGCTAACATCATCAAGACGTTCTTTCGCGATCTGCCCGAAGCGCTGCTACCATGCGGAAACGTGCAGGAAGCTCTGATCCGGTGTCTAATCGGTGGTGGCAACGACGACAAAGTGCACAAGCTCATGATGACCTGTTTGCTTTTGCCACCGCTGACGCTCAACACGCTAGCCTACTTCATGCAGTTTCTGCATACGGTGTCGATGCATGCCGATAAGAACAAGATGACGACGGAAAACTTGGCCCTAATTTTAACGCCAAGCATCATGCCGATAACGGAATCGATTCAGCAGCGATTTAACAGCCACGTCCGGGTGCTGCAATTGCTGATCGAACATTCCCAGCAGATTGGACTGATTCCGGAAGCCATACTGGGCCAGCTGAAAGACGACATCGGCAGCAACGCGAGCATGCTGATGAGCAATGTGAcggacaaaaagaagaaaaagcgccGCAGCGGTTCGCTGACCCGCATGTTCAATGGGTTCAAGAAGATGGTAAGTGCGATCGGGTCGTCGGAGAATTTGGACAAAACGGATGAAAAGTGTGAACATGATCCAACTCTAACGATTGGCACGCCCTGTTTGAGTAAATCGGCAAAGAAACGAAAGGTAACGGAGGGTAACGCGTTCAGTGCGAAAAAGAA AAAGGAAGTGACCTCCATGTTGCCGGATAATCATGATCTACTACCCTGCGCTCCCCTCGTTGTTAA GGAACCGAAAAAAAGCCGATTAAGTCTCGGAGGTAGTAAGAAACCGAGCAAAGTGGTACAACGTTTGCTGCCGAGCGGGTCAATACCGTCGATTGCTGAGGGCAAACCAATGGAACGGCGTTGGAGCGTAGTTGGTGCACCGTGGGGTCGCAAAAAGCACAACCGCAACAAACCGCCGGAGACGGATAGCAAAGCAGACGGTGATTCGGGAGCTAAGACTGAGGATGAGTTCGATTCGGAATCGAGGCGGAAATCGCTGCTGCTTGCGGGTGGTCGCATGTCTCCGGTAGTGTCCATGCCCTGCCTGGTCAGTGTGGACCCACTCTCCACGACGATGAACAACATGAACGGCGAGCTGGTAGAGGTGACAGCGGAAGATGAAGCCGACGGCGAGGACTTCCTCAAGATCCGGCGCAGCGAGTATGAAGCGATCAAAAAGCGGATGTCGGATATTGAGACGAAGTTGTCGAAGGAATTCACTGCGCTGGTCGGGCGGGAAGACGTGCTGCTGGACAATGTCGAGGACAAGTATCGGCAAACGTTGGAGCAGACGGAACCGATCGAAGCGACCTGCGCCACGACGGATCAGCTGGCGAAACGACTGAGTCGTGAGCTGAAAATCCGGCGGAGCGGCGAACATAAGGTGATCCGATCGCCGAGCGCAAGAAAAATTGGCACCATTCGTCGACGCAGCCAGGAAGCGGTACGATTGTCGCGCAACCAATCGTGGCACATTGGCAACGGCACGAAAGACTTTTCCGCCGCAGTTGCGAACGGCGCAACGGTGGATCTATCGTTCTACACCAAGCCGGGCGGCTTGAGACGTGGCCGTCCGAACACAGTCCAGACTGGCCTGAAGGCCCCTGACTCATCTACGACGACGTCTACGACCGGCGCAGATTTGGAGCCGGCTGTGAGGGCGACGGAAAAACAAGCCACCACACCACTTAGGACCAGCTTAACGACCAGTATGGGAGGAGGAAACTACACGGACgaagagaaggaagaaaaatgggTCAATGCGGAAAGCTACTTCGAGACGCACAACGTCACCGACGATAATGCGTCAAGTGTAATGGATACAACGGCCGAATTTCTCACACCCTGTAAGGTGCTGATGGAAGATTACTTTAAGACGCCAGAGCAAACGTCTCGCCGGGCATCGTTACGATCCGCttcaaagcagcagcagaacgctTTCTGCACCCCAACACCTTTCGTGACGCGAATCGACATCAATACGCAGGGCATCAAGACGCCGATGCTGCCGCCGGTGGTTCCGCCGCGCATAAAAACACCCGCTCGGACACCGAAACTTCCGCCACGCACGCCGGGCAGCGCGGTACGGCAGCCCGACTCGGCCAGCCTGCTCAAGTCACACATTACTCCGCTGCAGGAAGCGCAAAGCGGTCGCGCATCCATCGCGCGCATTCGCAGCCAAAATGCGGGCATGGTCATGGCCAAGGCAAAGCTGTTCGATGGGCTGGTTACGAACTCGGGACACGATTCCCTATCCGGAGGTGCACCCGGGAAGCGAACACCGATCGCCAACCGTCGTCAGAGTGCCAAATTTCGTTCGGCGACCGTTGCAATGCCGCTGACCGTTGCCGCGTCCGAAGCGACCGGTGGACTGCCGCGCGAATCCGGCGTACATATTCGCCAGATACAGAAACTACGGTCATCCTCGGCACACCATCACGGCAGCGTACACCGCAGCCCGCGAAAATCGACCCCCCGAAAGCGGGCGTTCACCAAGTCGACCCACGGCGGTGCGATAAACCGGCGGGAAAAGCTCCGCCAAGCGACCAAGGGTAGCGGCACGGCCAATGCACTCGGGTCTGCCGGAGCGACACTGTCCTCCAAGGCGCTACTCAGCTCCCCTCGAATCGTTCGCCGGCTGCAGGAAAATATGCACGAACATCTTTCTGCCGCGAACGTGAATGTTGTGTCGCTCTCGCCAAACATAAAGGGTAACGTAGGGAGTAAACCAGCGCTGGCTTCGCCCAAGATGACGACACCGCACATCCGCAAGCAATTGCTGCGCAACTCACCCAGACGCATCCTGGCAGCGACGCCAGGTCGGGACAATCGAATGCCACACGGCGGCGAGCGATTTCAAACGCCTCTGAAGGCAACCCCACTATCCCGTCTAGCGATCTGTACCGCGCCCGGGTTCGAGAACAGTCCCGACCGAACGCCCCATACCCGAGCGGCCAATGTTCGTTGA
- the LOC1273848 gene encoding thioredoxin domain-containing protein 17 produces the protein MVHKHHVAGYDAFVAFMKDFNGNGGAINILFTGAKLENGLSWCGDCVDAAPFIEKAIETNAPENSHFIYVDVGDRPTWKDMNNPFRKDTNTHLSVIPTMIRWKQPQRLEGEQCGKADLLELFFSEDD, from the exons ATGGTGCATAAACATCATGTCGCCGGATACGATGCATTCGTTGCATTTATGAAAGACTTCAACGGAAACGGCGGTGCGATCAATATTCTCTTCACCGGCGCAAAGCTCGAGAATGGTTTGAGCTGGTGTGGCGACTGTGTCGATG CGGCACCATTCATTGAGAAGGCGATCGAAACGAACGCTCCGGAGAATTCGCATTTCATCTACGTCGATGTGGGCGATCGTCCAAC CTGGAAGGATATGAACAATCCTTTCCGCAAGGACACTAACACGCATCTGTCCGTCATTCCGACCATGATCCGGTGGAAGCAGCCGCAGCGCCTCGAAGGTGAACAGTGTGGCAAGGCCGACCTGCTGGAACTGTTCTTTTCGGAAGACGACTAA